Proteins encoded by one window of Desulfovibrio ferrophilus:
- a CDS encoding metal ABC transporter solute-binding protein, Zn/Mn family has product MRKIICIFILMVLVPTASQAAGIRVLVSIPPAAWFVRQVAGDLAEVQVMIPAGASPHAYEPKPRQMTAVARADLYLAIGGEFEDSWLPRFRGVNPELVVHRLDAGIVKLPMTEHGHGEGEAHGGDHGKQPTKRPTGHEGKSHVQVHQEVLEPHQGLDPHIWLSPRLATIIVDNVREAMSEADPMHAAQYAANTERVLATIASLQRELAPLFRDLPSNRFLVFHPSWGYFAREFGLGQIPIEVQGREPSPRELHDLVQEALEHGVRAVFVQPQMSRRTAQIVADELDGRVVLADPLAEDWDANLRRVARELAAAMKEER; this is encoded by the coding sequence GTGCGAAAAATTATCTGCATATTCATATTGATGGTACTTGTTCCGACCGCGTCTCAGGCCGCAGGGATTCGGGTGTTGGTTTCTATTCCGCCCGCCGCCTGGTTTGTCCGGCAGGTTGCTGGCGATTTGGCCGAGGTGCAGGTGATGATACCAGCCGGGGCCAGTCCTCATGCCTATGAGCCCAAGCCCAGGCAGATGACGGCCGTGGCACGGGCTGACCTGTATCTGGCTATCGGCGGGGAATTCGAGGATTCCTGGCTTCCGAGATTCAGAGGGGTGAATCCGGAGTTGGTGGTGCATCGTTTGGACGCAGGCATCGTCAAACTGCCAATGACCGAGCATGGTCATGGTGAGGGCGAAGCTCACGGGGGCGATCACGGCAAGCAACCAACCAAGCGACCAACAGGGCACGAGGGCAAGTCTCATGTGCAGGTGCACCAGGAGGTGCTTGAGCCCCATCAGGGGCTGGATCCGCATATCTGGTTGTCCCCCCGGCTTGCCACTATCATCGTCGACAACGTGCGGGAGGCCATGTCCGAGGCTGACCCGATGCACGCCGCACAGTATGCGGCAAACACAGAGCGGGTGCTTGCCACAATTGCGTCATTGCAGCGCGAACTGGCACCATTGTTCAGGGATTTGCCCTCAAACAGGTTTCTTGTGTTCCATCCTTCGTGGGGATATTTCGCGCGTGAATTCGGGTTGGGGCAGATTCCCATCGAGGTTCAGGGGCGCGAGCCCAGCCCTCGGGAATTGCACGATCTTGTGCAGGAGGCCTTGGAACATGGCGTTCGCGCCGTTTTCGTGCAGCCACAGATGTCGCGTCGAACCGCACAGATCGTGGCCGATGAATTGGATGGGCGTGTGGTGCTGGCTGATCCGTTGGCCGAGGACTGGGATGCCAACCTGCGTCGCGTTGCTCGAGAGCTGGCCGCTGCCATGAAGGAGGAACGCTGA
- a CDS encoding lysozyme inhibitor LprI family protein encodes MLRLLMCFVWFGVVVQVMPASAQTKDNSSSRVSGLVDCGGELSPADRMHCENVQLDAADDDLNRIYRTLMEVLDKDARAMLLDGQRGWLKYRDKNFELFSSAASPGGQQGMAEQIHILRELTEARVRELENLYRLFQNSGLLAVAPDAVALEDEPAPHSDTATDLEAGDPIEFVDTGTVPETSQPEGAFSGSESDEAGQDTAGENGVPITPEKPRGRIILNGKVVQLPGTIQPDPEGKLVVIEPSSPTDRSAPAEQPKPAESAASEDLTVMIEQEPVSPLLPAAPEVSEAEDSVVPKTEVKSQAGLKKLLGRHPLRLQWLSGDPIGEAWIEDRGGVYWLSGSQGREGHELLIDGRISTVRKDNFTFHGTVTTTLGFLNEGKPCVRQGRMWFVRKDGRPFWRLQSITNPCSGVSDYIDIYVDFSGE; translated from the coding sequence ATGTTGCGACTTTTAATGTGTTTTGTCTGGTTCGGAGTGGTGGTGCAGGTCATGCCCGCATCGGCACAAACCAAGGATAACTCATCCAGCAGGGTTTCCGGTCTGGTGGACTGCGGTGGAGAGTTGTCTCCGGCTGACAGGATGCACTGCGAGAATGTGCAACTGGATGCTGCGGATGATGATCTGAACAGGATTTATCGTACGCTGATGGAGGTCCTGGACAAGGATGCCAGGGCTATGCTCCTTGATGGGCAACGGGGTTGGCTCAAGTATCGCGACAAGAATTTTGAACTGTTTTCTTCCGCCGCTTCACCTGGTGGGCAGCAGGGGATGGCTGAGCAGATCCATATCCTGCGTGAGTTGACCGAAGCCCGCGTCCGTGAGTTGGAGAATCTGTACCGTCTGTTCCAGAACAGTGGACTGCTGGCCGTTGCCCCCGATGCCGTGGCTTTGGAGGACGAGCCCGCTCCGCACTCTGATACTGCTACGGATTTGGAAGCTGGTGACCCCATTGAGTTTGTTGACACCGGGACGGTTCCAGAGACCTCTCAACCCGAGGGGGCCTTTTCTGGCAGCGAATCCGATGAGGCAGGGCAGGATACTGCCGGGGAGAATGGTGTCCCTATCACGCCCGAAAAGCCGCGAGGCCGGATTATACTCAACGGCAAGGTCGTTCAACTGCCTGGGACCATACAGCCTGATCCCGAGGGGAAGCTTGTCGTCATCGAGCCATCAAGCCCTACAGATCGATCTGCTCCCGCCGAACAACCCAAACCAGCTGAGTCAGCCGCCTCTGAAGACCTCACAGTGATGATTGAGCAGGAGCCTGTCTCCCCACTCCTCCCTGCTGCTCCTGAGGTTTCCGAGGCTGAGGACTCAGTGGTTCCCAAGACTGAAGTCAAGAGTCAGGCCGGTCTCAAAAAACTGTTGGGTAGGCACCCTCTACGCCTGCAGTGGCTTTCCGGGGACCCCATTGGAGAAGCCTGGATTGAAGACCGTGGTGGCGTCTACTGGTTGTCCGGCTCCCAGGGCAGAGAAGGGCACGAGCTACTCATCGATGGGCGTATTTCCACTGTGCGCAAGGATAATTTTACGTTCCATGGGACGGTCACAACAACCCTTGGCTTCCTGAATGAGGGCAAGCCCTGTGTGCGACAGGGACGGATGTGGTTCGTGCGCAAGGATGGGCGGCCCTTCTGGCGTTTGCAGTCCATCACCAACCCCTGTAGCGGGGTCAGTGACTATATCGATATCTATGTCGATTTCTCCGGGGAATGA
- the fliM gene encoding flagellar motor switch protein FliM, whose translation MSKILDQDEVDALLRGLSGGEIEAEADIPEDDSGVVSFDLANQDRIIRGRMPVLEIVNDRFARLCTNALANAMRKRVDLNPISIDMSKFGDFMRSLPVPTSINIFKMDPLRGNALLVVDSRLVFALVENFFGGAGSQPKVEGRDFTPIEQAIVDRVVKIALANMEDAWRPVHEVHIELTRSEINPQFAAIVPPSDVVIVVTFEVELENAIGSLIACLPYATLEPIRSKLHASFQSERLEVDHAWIARFKERLLETPVEMVIELGQAKITGRQLLNLEIGDILLLDTDTEELLEAEVEGVRKFYGLPGTVKGSKAFQVVREEEPRYT comes from the coding sequence ATGAGTAAGATTCTTGATCAGGACGAAGTTGATGCGTTGCTTCGTGGTCTCTCCGGGGGCGAAATAGAAGCAGAGGCGGATATTCCGGAGGATGACTCCGGGGTAGTCTCCTTTGACCTGGCCAACCAGGATCGTATCATTCGTGGTCGTATGCCGGTCCTTGAGATCGTCAACGATCGTTTTGCTCGTTTGTGCACCAATGCTCTGGCCAACGCCATGCGCAAGCGCGTTGACCTGAACCCCATTTCCATCGACATGTCCAAATTCGGGGACTTCATGCGTTCCCTGCCCGTTCCCACCTCCATCAATATTTTCAAGATGGACCCCCTGCGTGGTAACGCGCTGCTGGTGGTGGACTCGCGCTTGGTCTTTGCATTGGTTGAAAATTTCTTCGGCGGTGCGGGGAGTCAGCCCAAGGTCGAGGGGCGTGATTTCACCCCCATTGAGCAGGCCATTGTGGATCGTGTGGTCAAGATCGCCTTGGCCAACATGGAAGACGCTTGGCGACCTGTGCACGAAGTGCATATCGAGTTGACCCGCTCCGAGATTAACCCCCAGTTTGCAGCCATTGTTCCGCCTTCGGATGTGGTCATTGTCGTGACCTTCGAGGTTGAGCTGGAAAATGCCATTGGTTCGCTCATTGCCTGCTTGCCGTACGCCACTCTCGAACCCATTCGCTCCAAGCTGCATGCTTCTTTCCAGTCCGAACGACTGGAAGTGGACCATGCCTGGATTGCCCGATTCAAGGAACGCCTGCTGGAAACTCCGGTGGAGATGGTCATTGAACTGGGGCAGGCCAAGATTACAGGCCGCCAGCTTTTGAATCTGGAAATCGGCGATATCCTGCTCCTGGATACCGACACCGAGGAACTACTGGAGGCCGAGGTGGAAGGCGTCCGGAAATTCTATGGTCTTCCCGGTACGGTCAAGGGCAGCAAGGCCTTCCAGGTCGTGCGTGAAGAAGAACCCCGTTACACCTAA